The proteins below are encoded in one region of Colletotrichum lupini chromosome 5, complete sequence:
- a CDS encoding Sec1 family protein — protein sequence MAAKGHSLRDRQISALKKLLSLNDSYSDNDTENTQTNGGALGPTGAIITSDGEPLWKVLVFDDLGRDVISSVLRVSDLRGLGITMHMHIGASRHAIPDVPVIYLLEPTAQNLQHITSDLQKGLYTPAYLNFLSSIPRPLLEDFAEQTITAGTSDNIARLMDQYLNFIVAEPDLFNLGMQRDHTYWALNSATTNDEELDRVVDRIVSGLFSVIVTMGVIPIIRCPKGAAAEMISAKLDRKLRDHILNSKENLFSSSARPASAGTPQSRPVLVILDRNVDLIPMLSHSWTYQSLVHDVLNMKLNRITIETPIDENNPAKGNTKKAYDLTASDFFWTKNAAVPFPQVAEDIDAELTRYKEDAAAVNKKTGVTDLEDLQNDTSASAQHLKAAITLLPELRERKAVLDMHMNILAALLTGIKNRQLDNFFQVEEGAAKQTKAQILELIKDSAKGDEPVDKLRLFVIWYLSTEQDVSRAEWEGFEKALTECGADTTSLPYIRQVRATTKMTQLTTISNPTTNQAGSSDIFGRFSSISNRLTDRLKESGVPTGLSSNFESLIGGIKNFLPANRDLTITKIVESIMDPSTAASSAIAKTENYLYFDPRSANARGTMPPPSAIRAGAGGSSAPGGLPGQAAAGTGASFGQRRQGFSEAVVFTVGGGSMDEYGNLQEWVERTGGDRARRRVVYGSTEILNADEFIKQELERLGKEVAS from the exons ATGGCAGCGAAGGGCCACTCACTGCGCGATCGCCAGATCT CCGCTTTAAAAAAGCTCCTCAGCCTGAACGACTCCTACTCGGATAACGACACCGAGAACACTCAGACCAACGGCGGCGCACTTGGTCCGACAGGCGCAATCATCACCTCGGATGGCGAGCCCTTGTGGAAGGTCCTGGTTTTCGATGACCTTGGCCGCGATGTCATCAGCAGTGTTCTCCGTGTCAGTGATCTGCGAGGGCTAGGTATCACGATGCACAT GCACATTGGAGCATCGAGACATGCTATCCCTGACGTACCCGTCATCTACCTCCTCGAACCTACGGCGCAAAACCTCCAACACATCACCAGCGATCTCCAAAAGGGCCTATACACTCCCGCATACCTAAACTTCCTATCCTCCATCCCTCGACCGCTGCTTGAAGACTTTGCGGAGCAGACGATAACCGCCGGCACATCGGACAACATTGCCAGACTCATGGATCAGTATCTGAACTTCATCGTTGCCGAGCCAGATCTTTTCAACCTGGGTATGCAACGAGACCACACATACTGGGCACTGAACAGCGCAACGACGAATGACGAGGAGCTGGACAGGGTGGTGGACAGGATTGTTAGTGGCCTCTTCAGCGTCATTGTCACCATGGGCGTCATTCCCATCATCCGGTGCCCCAAGGGCGCTGCCGCGGAAATGATCTCTGCCAAGCTTGATCGAAAGCTTCGCGACCACATTCTCAATTCCAAAGAAAACCTCTTCTCTTCAAGCGCCCGCCCAGCGTCGGCAGGAACGCCACAGTCACGACCTGTCCTTGTCATTCTCGACCGAAACGTTGATTTAATACCCATGCTTTCCCATTCTTGGACTTACCAATCACTGGTCCACGATGTTTTGAATATGAAGTTGAACCGAATCACGATAGAGACGCCCATAGACGAGAACAACCCTGCCAAGGGAAACACCAAGAAGGCTTACGACTTGACGGCGAGCGACTTCTTCTGGACCAAGAATGCGGCTGTGCCGTTCCCTCAAGTAGCCGAGGATATCGACGCCGAGTTGACAAGGTATAAGGAGGATGCGGCGGCAGTCAACAAGAAGACGGGAGTGACAGATCTGGAGGATCTTCAGAATGATACCAGCGCCAGCGCGCAACACCTAAAGGCGGCCATTACCCTCCTGCCGGAACTTCGCGAGCGTAAGGCTGTGCTCGACATGCACATGAATATCTTGGCAGCACTTCTGACCGGCATAAAAAACCGGCAACTCGATAACTTCTTCCAAGTCGAGGAGGGTGCCGCGAAGCAGACCAAGGCTCAAATACTAGAGCTCATCAAGGACAGTGCAAAGGGCGATGAGCCGGTTGACAAGCTGAGATTGTTCGTCATCTGGTATCTTAGCACTGAACAAGACGTCAGCCGGGCGGAGTGGGAAGGCTTCGAGAAAGCTCTGACAGAGTGCGGCGCAGACACAACCTCTCTGCCATACATCCGACA AGTCCGCGCCACCACGAAGATGACCCAGCTCACCACGATTTCCAACCCGACGACGAACCAGGCCGGCTCATCAGACATCTTTGGCCGCTTCTCCTCCATCTCCAACCGCCTCACCGACCGTTTGAAGGAAAGTGGCGTCCCTACTGGCCTATCCTCAAACTTTGAGTCACTCATCGGCGGCATCAAGAACTTCCTCCCCGCCAACCGCGACCTGACAATCACAAAGATTGTCGAGTCCATCATGGACCCCTCCACAGCCGCCAGCTCCGCCATTGCAAAGACGGAAAACTACCTTTACTTTGACCCCCGCTCCGCCAACGCCCGCGGCACCATGCCCCCGCCCAGCGCCATCcgcgccggcgccggcggcTCCTCCGCACCGGGCGGTCTCCCCGGCCAAGCCGCAGCCGGCACCGGCGCCAGCTTCGGCCAGCGTCGCCAGGGCTTCTCCGAGGCCGTGGTCTTCAccgtcggcggcggcagcatgGACGAGTACGGAAACTTGCAGGAGTGGGTTGAGCGGACGGGCGGCGACCGCGCGAGGAGGAGAGTGGTATACGGCAGCACGGAGATTCTCAACGCCGACGAGTTTATCAAGCAGGAGCTCGAGAGACTTGGCAAGGAGGTGGCCTCGTAG